The Betta splendens chromosome 2, fBetSpl5.4, whole genome shotgun sequence nucleotide sequence TGCGACACAACGCACCACGAGGCCTCCATTCCTTGGACTGTGGTTGGAGTGGGAAGTCGTTAGCAGGTGGCGTCTTGTCAGGAACGTCAGGCGAGCCCACGTTGACGCTCGTATCCGCTGCTTCAACGTGCAGGAAGTTACAGCGGGTGCCAAAGGGGCAAATGCCAAAGGAGCGGAAGGTGCGACAGGGGACGTTCCTGCGGCGCCGCTGGGTGGGACGCTGTTCAGTGGGGTTGTGGACAAACAGGCACCGACTTCCATAGTAACAGTTGCCATTCGTGTGATAGCTGCGACACAGCTCCGTCTTGTACTTCGGGTGGCGGAAGGGTACGTGGAGCTCATGGAGGCCGTGGGCAAACTGGCAGCGCTCGGCGTATTTGCAGAAACCACTGGTAGAGTAGCTGGTGCAGAGCTCGGTCTTGTATCGAGTGGAGCAGACCCACGGGATGAGGGGTGGGGAGGACGACTCTACCAGAGGAAGCAGCGCCTTAGCCAgcgagacgccgccgccgccgctgccgcgctCGCCATCGGACTCATTTAGCAGCAGCTTGTCAACCAGCTCCTCGTCTTGGTAGGTGGGCAGGAACAGGTCGTCATTACTGGTCTGAGTAGAAACACAAGTCTAAAGTTACGCATGTGTAGGGAGTTGAATACCATGGTTatttaaaccaaaacaaaacaatccaaAAGGTTTGCTACAAATGAGATGGAATAAACTAATAATTTCATcaattttacaaaaaaaaaaaaaaacagtcagttCTGAGCAAAACGCAGCCATTCAAAAACCTAAGTACTGTTGTCAGTCCTCTTCTTGGCATCAATTACTTAAAAGTAATCAAATCTATAAAAGCATCAGTAATTTAAAATACATTCAAAGTTACATAAACTGTTGAACATGAGGAAAAACCTATAAGCAAACAAGTTTACGCTATCGTCTTGGTAGTTAATAAAAGTAGCGTTTACCTCGAGCATGGCTGCAGACAGTTACAGCTTCCTACGCGCTCCGGTGGAACACAGACCAAAGTGCTCGAAGGACGCGGCTTCTGTTGCTGTAGGACCAGGTTTAACACGGCTGGGCCCTGAcggtgctgcttctgctgctgcttcgtgaTGGAGTCGCAAGCGATGAAGAACCGTCTCCGTTTACCTTTTAAAGCAGCGCACAGCTCCCGCCTTCCACCTCAAATGAGCCTCAGGTGTGGTCGCCCGCTACGTCAGAGCGTCTCGCGCGACCTACGTCATACTCTTGCGGGTTCGCGACAatgatgcggtcagcgccgacCAATCACCGGCGGCCGTGTCCGTGGACGCGCTGCGGGGATCCAGGTACCAGCTGCGTGTCATTGTTTATTCAGTACttcatctgcttttttttttttttttttttttgctgcttatCACTAGACCCAATCCACGTTCTCCGCTGCAGGACAGATGTGTGCAAATCCACAGCTCAGTCGGAAGTCGCTAAAACAAACCTAATTAAAAGCCGTCTGGTAGGAGATCTGCGCTCAGCGTCAATATCGAGCCCAAACCGGAAGCTCGCAATATTGGATTAAGTTGAATTCAATTAAATATATTCAGTCAAAAAGTGTAATGCCTATTTCTACCAAGAGCATCCCAAGAAACACAAGTGAGAAAAAGCCAGTGACTgaccacaaagaaaaaaatctttatTTTCTTATCAAGATACATTAAAGGATACAGAGACGTTGGAATAAAAAACACTTGAGAAAAGTTTAAATTGTAGCATGTTTGTCTCTCGATCATACAAAAGTCAGCACCCTGTCCCTTTTGAATGTCGCCTGGATCAAATGACCAGCCCACCCACCCTATGAAGGAGAGCAACGTTCACATGTACAGTCGCCTTTTAGAGCCATCTCCATAAGAATGGAGCAACATTACACACTGTTGATGTAAAAAAGATTCCAATATGCAAGTTTTCCGCTTTTCTTTACACCAATTATTATTTGCTACAAACAACAGTTCTTTTTTTGAGAATTATTATTAAGCCCACATTGGGACCAAAACGTGCTTATAAAACCAGTGTAACCCCCGACTGCCGTGGAGATACACAGGGATTATAATTATCCAATTAACAACTTTCATTATGGTAGAAACGGGGGAACTAAAATGAACTAAGCAAATGAAAATCACAAGTTCAAACAAGTAAAAGATCCTTTCACATAGTCAGCAAACCCAGTCACAAACATCACTTCTGTTCTGCATCAGCAgacacgaggaggaggattaaGGCCATATGATGAATGAAGTTTTTCAAACCATTCTGACCAGTTTTAACTTTGTCAGAACTTATTTTGGCCCAGTTGTCTTCCATACACTTACATATTCAATAATTTTGACATTATTCTGTCAGTTTATTTCAAACCATCCAAACAGTACATCAGTAGAAATGCTGTCATTTTAATGTAACATGACTTCAGAATTAAAAGTGAACACCCACAACGAACagcaaccttttttttttactttacacgTTATGGCTTCAATTTGGACTTCGGCATCCTCCCAACTTGGCAATTCAAACAGTAACGTGTGCAATTCCTTAGGTTCCTCCTGCACTTCCCCAGCGACAAGCCTCCCCTGCCCACTCAGCCAACCTGGGAAGAGCTCTACAGAACAGGAGCCAGAGTTCTCGTCTGGATTTCTTACTTCATTCAGAGTTTTACAAAAAAGACTGCTGTGTGAAGAGTGTACCTAAGGTTCATATAAAACTTTTAAGTGAGCAGACACCTTTTGAGCGGTACATCAGAACAGTTAACAATTTAATACAGGATAACAAATAATGGATCTGAATTAATTAAAACCCACATACCTCCACAGTATTCTTGTGTTGAAGATCTCTCATTTTGCATTATATTTAGCCAGAATAGAACTGAAACACTGATGACCCTCCATAATACCTCTGAATACAGGTCTCACACCCTTCACAAACCTTGACTTTCACACTGCTTTAAGTGTTTTGTGCTCACTTAATAGTTTTGACAGTGATAGAAGTCCGGATAGGTTAGATGTCGAGGTGACAACAGGCTTTAGCTTGTATGGATTTATGAACCTTTTCAAACAACAGTCTACATTTTGGCTCATGAAAAACTTTGGGGAAAATGACAAAATACGGTCAGGATATGTGAAAGAGAAAAGTAAAAATGGCAGTAGATGGATGAAACACTGTTCTCAGACCTATAACTGTGTGCATTAACGGTCTGGCAAATTTCCCTGCTGGAATGGACTAAGAAGTGTATGAGTGACATCGTTAAATCAGTTTAAATTAGACCTTCAGCCCACCACACAGTTctcctcacatactgtaggtgtcacCCGTTAAATGATGCATATATTTACACAGAGATAGTGacatggaggaaaaacaaagtgtGCTTTATCACCATTGTATCAGGATGAGAAATACCTTGATttaaattacacatttaaaaacaggtGGCATTAAAAAGGGAGCAAAATACCCTGGAAAAAATACTACAAAGCCCCAGGtgttgtgtgagtgttgtgtATTGGTGTGTCTGCTTGTTTAATATGATGGAAATGTACAGTCATCTAAGTGCTTGTGTATGCtgaatgcatttgtgtgtgtgtgtgtgtgtgtgtgtgtgtgtgtgtgtgtgtgtgtgtgtgtgtgtgtgtgtgtgtgtgtgtgtgtgttggacagaTTTTTGGGAAGTAACCAAGGACTAAAGAAAAATGAcactgaaaagacaaaaaataaaagacactaGCACAGTACACCATTCTTACTGGCATGGCGCACTGGGCTGCCTGTAAGCACAGACCCCTTTCAACTCCCTCCCAACCCTTGTGTCCTGTtaaaagaccccccccccttttcctgCCTTCTAGTCTTCCAGAACGATTGGTTCACTGGTGCTAGACGGGAGCAGAGGCATAGCCAGAGAGCGAGGCGGAGGTGGAAGCTTGATCCGAACAAGGAGGTGTGGTTTTCTTGCAGCCCGACGCATTTCTGACTGGGTCAGATGTTTTCTCAGAGCCCTGGTTCAAAAGGAGTACGAGGAAATAACAATCAGAAAACGTCTGCTCCAGTAAAGGGGAATTCAGGGAATAAAGCTATTAAGTGGCTCCGAAGTCTAAACATTTAAGTGGGGGTATTATAAAAAAAGATACTGGTATGAACTGTAGCAATATACCAGAAGAAACTAAAAACCCCAAATCTAACTTCATAGTTGATGTGGTGAGATAGGAGGCGTAACTGATTCCCTGAAGTCCTGAGACAGGCCAACAGTTCTGAGAGTGGTGGTTTGTTGTATCTCTTATCGACAAATGTACCTGGTGTCCTTCGTAGCCACAAACACCACAGGGTTGGGTGCCTCCCCGTGGTTCACCTTCTGTCGCTTGATAACTGTTTGGGAGGTGGTTCTCGTACCTGAAGTGTACGGCCTCCCGTTGGCTGGGTAGGGAACTCCGGCAGCCTGTAACCAATGAAACACCAGTCACATCAGGGCAAACACCACGTTCTTACTCTTGCAGAATCAGCATGTAGTAACCTGAAAGCACCACATGGTGGTGTCGCTCTTTACTGATTTGGATCAGTAAGACCTTGAACAAAATTTAGTTGGCAttgtctttgttctttttgACACAAACACTTGTAAACTTCTTTTCTCTGATGCATTTCTTAGCCaatatgtgggtgtgtgtgtaatacTGACACTCTCAAATCCTCTCTTTCCCAGCAGGCCTTGGCCCACTCGAGGTTGGCTGGCCTGGTTCCTGTTGATGGGGGTCGGAGGTCCTCTAGACGCCTTTAGTTTCAAAGGTGCAGAGatggctgcagagacacaacagCGCTAATGAACCGGCATAGTAAAGCAGAAAGGAGCTAAACGTTCTTTAGTGTTTGAGGACTGATGGTCACATGACAGGTTCTTACCCAAATCCTTTACTATATTAGCCAGAGACTGTCGAGGCACCAACTTGCTTTTTTGAGGAGTTTTTGTGGCTTTGGGCAACCTGATCATACCTGAAGAAACAGACATTTCTGATCAAAAGTCTGAACACACGTGACATAAAAGCCACTATTCTAATCGGTCAGACCAAAGTATTTGTGGATGTTTGTACGTACACTCAGCCTTGACAGCATTGGCGTTGATGGAGGCATAGGGCCGCCGTGCGGCTCGGCGCGGCTGCAGAATGTCTTCACACACCCGCCGAGCAATGCGGGTCAGCTTGGTTGTCTGCAGGATGAATGTCTGGCGGTTCTTGGCCAGGAGCTTGGCTCGACCCTCGTTGCGGGTGAATGGTGATAAGCCCTGAACCTCTTGGCGAGTCATGTGACTGCGGGGGCCTGACTCCTAGATGAGGATGGAGTCATTCATGGGACATGTATTATTTCTCTAGTGGTTTTACCAGAAAAAGGAGCAAGCCATTAGGTCAGATTACAAAGAATATTACTTACAGAGCCAGCTCGAGCAGCACCCTCTAACTGTGTGGGAGTTTTAAGGCCCCCATACTTCTTCCAGTAAATCCAGCATGAAGCACACAGCCTGCACTGCATGTTAGGAGGCCCCCATGCATACCACTGAGGAGACTGAGCCGCTGGGGTGACAAGAGAATTAATGTTAAAGACTGATACTTTACACAAATAGACTGAACCAGAGACACTGTCCAGAATACAATGCACATCTACACGAGTCTGATAGAAAATAGAAAGTAAGGCCTGACATTACACACAGCACAAGCAAAGCAGAAAAGAACAGGCCCCAAGCAAGAACCAGTCATATCAAATGATTTGCTCTTAGGTGGTGCACAGACACTGGGTGGCATGCAAATTTCTACGTTTTTCTCTCTAAGCTAGCAACAAAGTTCTTTTGTCTAAATATATCTGGAgtttatatacatttttaagGCTTTATAGGATACAACAAACTAGTATTATTTTGTTCATCATATCATCATCAAGGCACATTTCATTACAGCAGCTTCAACATTATATAAATTAAACACAATAATATACGAATCCTCTCTCATGATGTCAGGTTCTATCTTCAGTTCTGTACCTGGTATTATCCTCTATTGCAACTAACCTTTAAACATCTGCTTGATTGATTAGTAGTTAGGCTAATTATACAATCTCGTCTCTGTGCTCCTCCTTATTGCACTCTAAAATTAGCCATTTTGTGGAGTTAAAGGAGGTTGGAAAGTATGAATTAAACTCCACCAAACCAAAAAGAATTTTAGGAAACGATGTGAATTTCTGTTCTGGTATGAGGCAACATACCATCACCATTTTCTTTCTATAATATCACTGGCTTAATTCTATCATTTATACGTAAATTATACCTTTTAGATTTAAATGTGTAAGAATTAATTGTCTGTATCTCTCATCGTCAGAATTAGCTCTAGCGTTTTAGGTGTGTACTTACTATGACAGCTCTCGCAGCTAAGTCCTTTCTGAAAGCCTGCTGCTCCGTTCATGCCAGGTTTGCTGCCAGGCGCCATGATCTGATTGGGGTTGGGTTTTGTGCTGGTAAAGAAATGAGGCAACATGTAGTAAGACAGAGACAGTTGTAATTCAAGAGTGGtctttgtgcagcagctgaCGGCATCACTCACTAGGTGGGGATGTACACCTGCTTCAGCTTGCtgtctgcttctgctgcctttAGTCGTTTCTGACAGAGAAAAAATGTTTTGGGATGTTAGAATACTTATAAACACATAAAAGTCAAAATCAAAGAGTGCCATTTTTGTGATCCTACCTGTTGGATGTAGCGGTCAGTAGTTTTCCACATGTAGTAGAACTGGACCACGCTGGCTAGAGACTTCCACGGCAGCTAAGGAAGAAAACATGTAGAGAAATAAATCAGCCTACATACAGAATAAACACAGGACAgttctgtgtctgtggctcTCGAATCGTCAAAAAAATCCATCCATTATAAATGTTAATATTGCCCGAATTCCAGGATTCACATATGTACTATCAGAGTTACCAGAGAAGAACTTACAAAATCCTGGCGGATGTCGTTAAAGTCTTTGCCGTATTTCTCCAGGGCCTCTTCAAACAGCATGGCCTCCGAAGCACTCCACTCCTCCATCTCGTCACGGCACAGCACTGGACCCCCCTGAGGAACCAGGGTCGACATGGCTTTGGCGAGATCATAGTTGTTCTTCTGCAACGTGTCCATGGCGTGGAACTaacagcagagagcaggtgaGAGATTGGTGGAATGTTAGAACTTCAGTTCTCCTCACTAGACACAAATACCATCAAACAGCCGCGGCATTAGGAGTTAAAGGAAATGTGCCACACAACCACTCATTATGTCACAAAACATCCTTGTTGGGACAACCTTTAATATAATGTTAGGCAATTTAACTATGATTGAATAGTCAATCATATTGAATATTTCCGTGTTGAGACAGCAAATAACAGTTTAACAATGATGGTAAATGTACACGGTACAAGACATTACCACACATCAGGTAGAACAAGCTCTCAGACACCTTAGCAGCACAGCTCTGTACAACTATACAAATAGCAGTAACATTCATCACTGGTGATCTTAGGCGTGTCAGAATGTAAGACTTGGCAAATGAAGCCATACTTGCTGGCAAAATCAAGCATACGAACCATGTGGCTCATTTCTGTACTCACTACTTTTGTAGTGTTTAAAtaaggaacaaaacaaacaacaacttaAACGCTTAAGTAATAATGCACCTCCAGCACAA carries:
- the mta2 gene encoding metastasis-associated protein MTA2 isoform X2 gives rise to the protein MAANMYRVGDYVYFENSSSNPYLIRRIEELNKTANGNVEAKVVCLFRRRDISGNLNTLADSNAREFEEESKQPPLSEQHKHQLKHRELFLSRQFESLPATHIRGKCNVTLLNETDVLAGYLDKEDCFFYSLVFDPVQKTLLADQGEIRVGSKYQAEIPDKLAEGESDSRVQEKLETKVWDPNNQLKDPQIDQFLVVARAVGTFARALDCSSSIRQPSLHMSAAAASRDITLFHAMDTLQKNNYDLAKAMSTLVPQGGPVLCRDEMEEWSASEAMLFEEALEKYGKDFNDIRQDFLPWKSLASVVQFYYMWKTTDRYIQQKRLKAAEADSKLKQVYIPTYTKPNPNQIMAPGSKPGMNGAAGFQKGLSCESCHTAQSPQWYAWGPPNMQCRLCASCWIYWKKYGGLKTPTQLEGAARAGSESGPRSHMTRQEVQGLSPFTRNEGRAKLLAKNRQTFILQTTKLTRIARRVCEDILQPRRAARRPYASINANAVKAECMIRLPKATKTPQKSKLVPRQSLANIVKDLAISAPLKLKASRGPPTPINRNQASQPRVGQGLLGKRGFESAAGVPYPANGRPYTSGTRTTSQTVIKRQKVNHGEAPNPVVFVATKDTRALRKHLTQSEMRRAARKPHLLVRIKLPPPPRSLAMPLLPSSTSEPIVLED
- the mta2 gene encoding metastasis-associated protein MTA2 isoform X1; translation: MAANMYRVGDYVYFENSSSNPYLIRRIEELNKTANGNVEAKVVCLFRRRDISGNLNTLADSNAREFEEESKQPPLSEQHKHQLKHRELFLSRQFESLPATHIRGKCNVTLLNETDVLAGYLDKEDCFFYSLVFDPVQKTLLADQGEIRVGSKYQAEIPDKLAEGEQPGESDSRVQEKLETKVWDPNNQLKDPQIDQFLVVARAVGTFARALDCSSSIRQPSLHMSAAAASRDITLFHAMDTLQKNNYDLAKAMSTLVPQGGPVLCRDEMEEWSASEAMLFEEALEKYGKDFNDIRQDFLPWKSLASVVQFYYMWKTTDRYIQQKRLKAAEADSKLKQVYIPTYTKPNPNQIMAPGSKPGMNGAAGFQKGLSCESCHTAQSPQWYAWGPPNMQCRLCASCWIYWKKYGGLKTPTQLEGAARAGSESGPRSHMTRQEVQGLSPFTRNEGRAKLLAKNRQTFILQTTKLTRIARRVCEDILQPRRAARRPYASINANAVKAECMIRLPKATKTPQKSKLVPRQSLANIVKDLAISAPLKLKASRGPPTPINRNQASQPRVGQGLLGKRGFESAAGVPYPANGRPYTSGTRTTSQTVIKRQKVNHGEAPNPVVFVATKDTRALRKHLTQSEMRRAARKPHLLVRIKLPPPPRSLAMPLLPSSTSEPIVLED
- the cth1 gene encoding cysteine three histidine 1; the encoded protein is MLETSNDDLFLPTYQDEELVDKLLLNESDGERGSGGGGVSLAKALLPLVESSSPPLIPWVCSTRYKTELCTSYSTSGFCKYAERCQFAHGLHELHVPFRHPKYKTELCRSYHTNGNCYYGSRCLFVHNPTEQRPTQRRRRNVPCRTFRSFGICPFGTRCNFLHVEAADTSVNVGSPDVPDKTPPANDFPLQPQSKEWRPRGALCRTFNSLGFCLYGTRCRFQHGLPSKIKTADQSQRGSFNRPSLGSSGLPSPTFTSASPDSSTSSSPPSTPPLATPPAEAMAHNAFTFSSQHLSDLLLPLALHLQQLESSKAQEIWNNRAL